Proteins co-encoded in one Equus caballus isolate H_3958 breed thoroughbred chromosome 31, TB-T2T, whole genome shotgun sequence genomic window:
- the KIF25 gene encoding kinesin-like protein KIF25 isoform X2 gives MPARGGRWAGFWEQRARQLQRQVQAKEERIVELETENAILHLKLAEYQEMTGKSSHAATRFCLLCDEQEGLQRGTRSSLAQLCRVIQKVKQDRKELRSSSLDLLRDCQGQQQDCGSEIVTAVQGAQRHHEAVLAWQSKAGCLEQSLRETTERYQLEKQKRKQLHNRLVELKGNIRVHCRIRPALPFDKESEDPLSQNSSVSAEVAHAVDDETVLVRWDRPGHPWINKTYNFERVYGPAESQRVVFEEVCPLLTSLLDGYNVCIMAYGQTGSGKSYTMMGPHSRKEPVLPVESQGDLGIIPRAAEELFRLISENPSRSPKVAVSVVEVYNNDIFDLLAKDSCAVTSGVKREVLTTKAGKKEIPSLTYESVHSTEEFLTLVDGRLRLRAKHATLVHADSSRSHLIITVTLTTAPSWDSPANRQSDVSVLKEPDCPSPRQPATGRRHSAAHRTSSWSPGAAPEGPTGHMEQVHAKLQLVDLAGSECAGVSGVTGAALRETSFINRSLAALADVLGALSERRGHVPYRNSKLTHLLQDVLGGDAKLLVILCVSPCRKHAAETLQSLGFGTRARQVQRGPARAGRVAPRTPR, from the exons TACCAAGAAATGACGGGGAAAAGCAGCCACGCGGCCACCCGTTTCTGCCTCCTGTGCGACGAGCAGGAAGGGCTGCAGAGGGGCACCCGCTCCAGCCTGGCCCAGCTCTGCCGTGTCATCCAG AAAGTGAAACAAGACAGAAAGGAGCTGCGTTCCTCTTCCCTGGACCTCTTGAGAGACTGCCAGGGCCAGCAGCAGGACTGTGGCTCAGAGATCGTGACGGCCGTCCAGGGCGCACAGCGGCACCACGAGGCTGTGCTGG CGTGGCAGTCCAAGGCGGGATGCCTGGAGCAGTCCTTACGGGAGACAACCGAGCGATATCAACTGGAGAAGCAGAAGCGGAAACAGCTCCACAACCGTCTGGTG GAGCTGAAAGGGAATATCAGAGTTCACTGCCGGATTCGTCCTGCGCTGCCTTTCGATAAGGAATCTGAAGATCCCCTTTCACAGAACAG CTCCGTGTCGGCAGAAGTGGCCCACGCAGTCGATGAC GAAACTGTCCTGGTGAGATGGGATCGGCCTGGTCACCCTTGGATTAACAAGACGTATAATTTTGAAAG AGTTTACGGTCCAGCAGAATCTCAAAGGGTGGTATTTGAAGAGGTGTGTCCGCTACTCACGTCTCTCTTGGATGG GTACAATGTTTGCATCATGGCTTACGGACAGACAGGAAGTGGGAAGAGCTACACCATGATGGGCCCGCATTCCAGAAAGGAGCCTGTCCTGCCGGTGGAATCTCAGGGTGACTTGGGAATCATTCCCAGAGCTGCCGAAGAGCTCTTCAG gctcatTTCAGAAAATCCATCAAGGAGCCCGAAGGTTGCAGTGTCCGTAGTGGAAGTTTATAATAACGACATTTTCGACCTTCTGGCCAAAGACAGTTGTGCGGTGACATCTGGGGTCAAGCGTGAGGTGCTGACAACGAAGGCGGGAAAGAAGGAGATCCCTTCGCTGACCTACGA GTCCGTCCACAGCACAGAGGAGTTCCTGACGCTCGTGGATGGCCGCCTGCGGCTCAGGGCGAAGCATGCCACCCTTGTGCACGCTGACTCGTCCAGGTCTCACCTGATAATAACGGTGACTCTGACCACCGCCCCCTCCTGGGACAGCCCCG CCAACCGGCAGTCAGATGTGTCAGTGCTCAAGGAGCCTGACTGCCCCTCGCCCCGGCAGCCGGCCACGGGGAGAAGGCACAGCGCTGCCCACCGAACCTCATCCTGGTCCCCGGGGGCCGCACCCGAGGGCCCCACTGGACACATGGAGCAGGTGCACGCCAAGCTGCAGCTGGTGGACCTGGCGGGCAGCGAGTGTGCCG GCGTGTCTGGAGTGACAGGAGCAGCCCTGAGGGAGACATCGTTTATCAACCGGAGCCTGGCGGCCCTGGCTGATGTCCTGGGGGCCCTGTCGGAGCGCAGAGGCCACGTCCCGTACCGGAACAGCAAGCTCACCCACTTACTCCAGGATGTTCTCG GAGGCGACGCGAAGTTACTGGTGATCCTGTGCGTGTCCCCATGCCGGAAGCACGCGGCAGAGACCCTGCAGAGCCTGGGGTTCGGGACCCGGGCGCGGCAGGTCCAGCGAGGCCCGGCTCGGGCAGGCCGCGTGGCCCCCAGAACGCCCAGGTGA
- the KIF25 gene encoding kinesin-like protein KIF25 isoform X8, giving the protein MPARGGRWAGFWEQRARQLQRQVQAKEERIVELETENAILHLKLAEYQEMTGKSSHAATRFCLLCDEQEGLQRGTRSSLAQLCRVIQKVKQDRKELRSSSLDLLRDCQGQQQDCGSEIVTAVQGAQRHHEAVLAWQSKAGCLEQSLRETTERYQLEKQKRKQLHNRLVELKGNIRVHCRIRPALPFDKESEDPLSQNSSVSAEVAHAVDDETVLVRWDRPGHPWINKTYNFERVYGPAESQRVVFEEVCPLLTSLLDGLISENPSRSPKVAVSVVEVYNNDIFDLLAKDSCAVTSGVKREVLTTKAGKKEIPSLTYESVHSTEEFLTLVDGRLRLRAKHATLVHADSSRSHLIITVTLTTAPSWDSPANRQSDVSVLKEPDCPSPRQPATGRRHSAAHRTSSWSPGAAPEGPTGHMEQVHAKLQLVDLAGSECAGVSGVTGAALRETSFINRSLAALADVLGALSERRGHVPYRNSKLTHLLQDVLGGDAKLLVILCVSPCRKHAAETLQSLGFGTRARQVQRGPARAGRVAPRTPR; this is encoded by the exons TACCAAGAAATGACGGGGAAAAGCAGCCACGCGGCCACCCGTTTCTGCCTCCTGTGCGACGAGCAGGAAGGGCTGCAGAGGGGCACCCGCTCCAGCCTGGCCCAGCTCTGCCGTGTCATCCAG AAAGTGAAACAAGACAGAAAGGAGCTGCGTTCCTCTTCCCTGGACCTCTTGAGAGACTGCCAGGGCCAGCAGCAGGACTGTGGCTCAGAGATCGTGACGGCCGTCCAGGGCGCACAGCGGCACCACGAGGCTGTGCTGG CGTGGCAGTCCAAGGCGGGATGCCTGGAGCAGTCCTTACGGGAGACAACCGAGCGATATCAACTGGAGAAGCAGAAGCGGAAACAGCTCCACAACCGTCTGGTG GAGCTGAAAGGGAATATCAGAGTTCACTGCCGGATTCGTCCTGCGCTGCCTTTCGATAAGGAATCTGAAGATCCCCTTTCACAGAACAG CTCCGTGTCGGCAGAAGTGGCCCACGCAGTCGATGAC GAAACTGTCCTGGTGAGATGGGATCGGCCTGGTCACCCTTGGATTAACAAGACGTATAATTTTGAAAG AGTTTACGGTCCAGCAGAATCTCAAAGGGTGGTATTTGAAGAGGTGTGTCCGCTACTCACGTCTCTCTTGGATGG gctcatTTCAGAAAATCCATCAAGGAGCCCGAAGGTTGCAGTGTCCGTAGTGGAAGTTTATAATAACGACATTTTCGACCTTCTGGCCAAAGACAGTTGTGCGGTGACATCTGGGGTCAAGCGTGAGGTGCTGACAACGAAGGCGGGAAAGAAGGAGATCCCTTCGCTGACCTACGA GTCCGTCCACAGCACAGAGGAGTTCCTGACGCTCGTGGATGGCCGCCTGCGGCTCAGGGCGAAGCATGCCACCCTTGTGCACGCTGACTCGTCCAGGTCTCACCTGATAATAACGGTGACTCTGACCACCGCCCCCTCCTGGGACAGCCCCG CCAACCGGCAGTCAGATGTGTCAGTGCTCAAGGAGCCTGACTGCCCCTCGCCCCGGCAGCCGGCCACGGGGAGAAGGCACAGCGCTGCCCACCGAACCTCATCCTGGTCCCCGGGGGCCGCACCCGAGGGCCCCACTGGACACATGGAGCAGGTGCACGCCAAGCTGCAGCTGGTGGACCTGGCGGGCAGCGAGTGTGCCG GCGTGTCTGGAGTGACAGGAGCAGCCCTGAGGGAGACATCGTTTATCAACCGGAGCCTGGCGGCCCTGGCTGATGTCCTGGGGGCCCTGTCGGAGCGCAGAGGCCACGTCCCGTACCGGAACAGCAAGCTCACCCACTTACTCCAGGATGTTCTCG GAGGCGACGCGAAGTTACTGGTGATCCTGTGCGTGTCCCCATGCCGGAAGCACGCGGCAGAGACCCTGCAGAGCCTGGGGTTCGGGACCCGGGCGCGGCAGGTCCAGCGAGGCCCGGCTCGGGCAGGCCGCGTGGCCCCCAGAACGCCCAGGTGA
- the KIF25 gene encoding kinesin-like protein KIF25 isoform X9: MPARGGRWAGFWEQRARQLQRQVQAKEERIVELETENAILHLKLAEYQEMTGKSSHAATRFCLLCDEQEGLQRGTRSSLAQLCRVIQKVKQDRKELRSSSLDLLRDCQGQQQDCGSEIVTAVQGAQRHHEAVLAWQSKAGCLEQSLRETTERYQLEKQKRKQLHNRLVETVLVRWDRPGHPWINKTYNFERVYGPAESQRVVFEEVCPLLTSLLDGLISENPSRSPKVAVSVVEVYNNDIFDLLAKDSCAVTSGVKREVLTTKAGKKEIPSLTYESVHSTEEFLTLVDGRLRLRAKHATLVHADSSRSHLIITVTLTTAPSWDSPANRQSDVSVLKEPDCPSPRQPATGRRHSAAHRTSSWSPGAAPEGPTGHMEQVHAKLQLVDLAGSECAGVSGVTGAALRETSFINRSLAALADVLGALSERRGHVPYRNSKLTHLLQDVLGGDAKLLVILCVSPCRKHAAETLQSLGFGTRARQVQRGPARAGRVAPRTPR, encoded by the exons TACCAAGAAATGACGGGGAAAAGCAGCCACGCGGCCACCCGTTTCTGCCTCCTGTGCGACGAGCAGGAAGGGCTGCAGAGGGGCACCCGCTCCAGCCTGGCCCAGCTCTGCCGTGTCATCCAG AAAGTGAAACAAGACAGAAAGGAGCTGCGTTCCTCTTCCCTGGACCTCTTGAGAGACTGCCAGGGCCAGCAGCAGGACTGTGGCTCAGAGATCGTGACGGCCGTCCAGGGCGCACAGCGGCACCACGAGGCTGTGCTGG CGTGGCAGTCCAAGGCGGGATGCCTGGAGCAGTCCTTACGGGAGACAACCGAGCGATATCAACTGGAGAAGCAGAAGCGGAAACAGCTCCACAACCGTCTGGTG GAAACTGTCCTGGTGAGATGGGATCGGCCTGGTCACCCTTGGATTAACAAGACGTATAATTTTGAAAG AGTTTACGGTCCAGCAGAATCTCAAAGGGTGGTATTTGAAGAGGTGTGTCCGCTACTCACGTCTCTCTTGGATGG gctcatTTCAGAAAATCCATCAAGGAGCCCGAAGGTTGCAGTGTCCGTAGTGGAAGTTTATAATAACGACATTTTCGACCTTCTGGCCAAAGACAGTTGTGCGGTGACATCTGGGGTCAAGCGTGAGGTGCTGACAACGAAGGCGGGAAAGAAGGAGATCCCTTCGCTGACCTACGA GTCCGTCCACAGCACAGAGGAGTTCCTGACGCTCGTGGATGGCCGCCTGCGGCTCAGGGCGAAGCATGCCACCCTTGTGCACGCTGACTCGTCCAGGTCTCACCTGATAATAACGGTGACTCTGACCACCGCCCCCTCCTGGGACAGCCCCG CCAACCGGCAGTCAGATGTGTCAGTGCTCAAGGAGCCTGACTGCCCCTCGCCCCGGCAGCCGGCCACGGGGAGAAGGCACAGCGCTGCCCACCGAACCTCATCCTGGTCCCCGGGGGCCGCACCCGAGGGCCCCACTGGACACATGGAGCAGGTGCACGCCAAGCTGCAGCTGGTGGACCTGGCGGGCAGCGAGTGTGCCG GCGTGTCTGGAGTGACAGGAGCAGCCCTGAGGGAGACATCGTTTATCAACCGGAGCCTGGCGGCCCTGGCTGATGTCCTGGGGGCCCTGTCGGAGCGCAGAGGCCACGTCCCGTACCGGAACAGCAAGCTCACCCACTTACTCCAGGATGTTCTCG GAGGCGACGCGAAGTTACTGGTGATCCTGTGCGTGTCCCCATGCCGGAAGCACGCGGCAGAGACCCTGCAGAGCCTGGGGTTCGGGACCCGGGCGCGGCAGGTCCAGCGAGGCCCGGCTCGGGCAGGCCGCGTGGCCCCCAGAACGCCCAGGTGA
- the KIF25 gene encoding kinesin-like protein KIF25 isoform X7 — MTGKSSHAATRFCLLCDEQEGLQRGTRSSLAQLCRVIQKVKQDRKELRSSSLDLLRDCQGQQQDCGSEIVTAVQGAQRHHEAVLAWQSKAGCLEQSLRETTERYQLEKQKRKQLHNRLVELKGNIRVHCRIRPALPFDKESEDPLSQNSSVSAEVAHAVDDETVLVRWDRPGHPWINKTYNFERVYGPAESQRVVFEEVCPLLTSLLDGYNVCIMAYGQTGSGKSYTMMGPHSRKEPVLPVESQGDLGIIPRAAEELFRLISENPSRSPKVAVSVVEVYNNDIFDLLAKDSCAVTSGVKREVLTTKAGKKEIPSLTYESVHSTEEFLTLVDGRLRLRAKHATLVHADSSRSHLIITVTLTTAPSWDSPANRQSDVSVLKEPDCPSPRQPATGRRHSAAHRTSSWSPGAAPEGPTGHMEQVHAKLQLVDLAGSECAGVSGVTGAALRETSFINRSLAALADVLGALSERRGHVPYRNSKLTHLLQDVLGGDAKLLVILCVSPCRKHAAETLQSLGFGTRARQVQRGPARAGRVAPRTPR; from the exons ATGACGGGGAAAAGCAGCCACGCGGCCACCCGTTTCTGCCTCCTGTGCGACGAGCAGGAAGGGCTGCAGAGGGGCACCCGCTCCAGCCTGGCCCAGCTCTGCCGTGTCATCCAG AAAGTGAAACAAGACAGAAAGGAGCTGCGTTCCTCTTCCCTGGACCTCTTGAGAGACTGCCAGGGCCAGCAGCAGGACTGTGGCTCAGAGATCGTGACGGCCGTCCAGGGCGCACAGCGGCACCACGAGGCTGTGCTGG CGTGGCAGTCCAAGGCGGGATGCCTGGAGCAGTCCTTACGGGAGACAACCGAGCGATATCAACTGGAGAAGCAGAAGCGGAAACAGCTCCACAACCGTCTGGTG GAGCTGAAAGGGAATATCAGAGTTCACTGCCGGATTCGTCCTGCGCTGCCTTTCGATAAGGAATCTGAAGATCCCCTTTCACAGAACAG CTCCGTGTCGGCAGAAGTGGCCCACGCAGTCGATGAC GAAACTGTCCTGGTGAGATGGGATCGGCCTGGTCACCCTTGGATTAACAAGACGTATAATTTTGAAAG AGTTTACGGTCCAGCAGAATCTCAAAGGGTGGTATTTGAAGAGGTGTGTCCGCTACTCACGTCTCTCTTGGATGG GTACAATGTTTGCATCATGGCTTACGGACAGACAGGAAGTGGGAAGAGCTACACCATGATGGGCCCGCATTCCAGAAAGGAGCCTGTCCTGCCGGTGGAATCTCAGGGTGACTTGGGAATCATTCCCAGAGCTGCCGAAGAGCTCTTCAG gctcatTTCAGAAAATCCATCAAGGAGCCCGAAGGTTGCAGTGTCCGTAGTGGAAGTTTATAATAACGACATTTTCGACCTTCTGGCCAAAGACAGTTGTGCGGTGACATCTGGGGTCAAGCGTGAGGTGCTGACAACGAAGGCGGGAAAGAAGGAGATCCCTTCGCTGACCTACGA GTCCGTCCACAGCACAGAGGAGTTCCTGACGCTCGTGGATGGCCGCCTGCGGCTCAGGGCGAAGCATGCCACCCTTGTGCACGCTGACTCGTCCAGGTCTCACCTGATAATAACGGTGACTCTGACCACCGCCCCCTCCTGGGACAGCCCCG CCAACCGGCAGTCAGATGTGTCAGTGCTCAAGGAGCCTGACTGCCCCTCGCCCCGGCAGCCGGCCACGGGGAGAAGGCACAGCGCTGCCCACCGAACCTCATCCTGGTCCCCGGGGGCCGCACCCGAGGGCCCCACTGGACACATGGAGCAGGTGCACGCCAAGCTGCAGCTGGTGGACCTGGCGGGCAGCGAGTGTGCCG GCGTGTCTGGAGTGACAGGAGCAGCCCTGAGGGAGACATCGTTTATCAACCGGAGCCTGGCGGCCCTGGCTGATGTCCTGGGGGCCCTGTCGGAGCGCAGAGGCCACGTCCCGTACCGGAACAGCAAGCTCACCCACTTACTCCAGGATGTTCTCG GAGGCGACGCGAAGTTACTGGTGATCCTGTGCGTGTCCCCATGCCGGAAGCACGCGGCAGAGACCCTGCAGAGCCTGGGGTTCGGGACCCGGGCGCGGCAGGTCCAGCGAGGCCCGGCTCGGGCAGGCCGCGTGGCCCCCAGAACGCCCAGGTGA
- the KIF25 gene encoding kinesin-like protein KIF25 isoform X6, whose amino-acid sequence MPARGGRWAGFWEQRARQLQRQVQAKEERIVELETENAILHLKLAEYQEMTGKSSHAATRFCLLCDEQEGLQRGTRSSLAQLCRVIQKVKQDRKELRSSSLDLLRDCQGQQQDCGSEIVTAVQGAQRHHEAVLAWQSKAGCLEQSLRETTERYQLEKQKRKQLHNRLVETVLVRWDRPGHPWINKTYNFERVYGPAESQRVVFEEVCPLLTSLLDGYNVCIMAYGQTGSGKSYTMMGPHSRKEPVLPVESQGDLGIIPRAAEELFRLISENPSRSPKVAVSVVEVYNNDIFDLLAKDSCAVTSGVKREVLTTKAGKKEIPSLTYESVHSTEEFLTLVDGRLRLRAKHATLVHADSSRSHLIITVTLTTAPSWDSPANRQSDVSVLKEPDCPSPRQPATGRRHSAAHRTSSWSPGAAPEGPTGHMEQVHAKLQLVDLAGSECAGVSGVTGAALRETSFINRSLAALADVLGALSERRGHVPYRNSKLTHLLQDVLGGDAKLLVILCVSPCRKHAAETLQSLGFGTRARQVQRGPARAGRVAPRTPR is encoded by the exons TACCAAGAAATGACGGGGAAAAGCAGCCACGCGGCCACCCGTTTCTGCCTCCTGTGCGACGAGCAGGAAGGGCTGCAGAGGGGCACCCGCTCCAGCCTGGCCCAGCTCTGCCGTGTCATCCAG AAAGTGAAACAAGACAGAAAGGAGCTGCGTTCCTCTTCCCTGGACCTCTTGAGAGACTGCCAGGGCCAGCAGCAGGACTGTGGCTCAGAGATCGTGACGGCCGTCCAGGGCGCACAGCGGCACCACGAGGCTGTGCTGG CGTGGCAGTCCAAGGCGGGATGCCTGGAGCAGTCCTTACGGGAGACAACCGAGCGATATCAACTGGAGAAGCAGAAGCGGAAACAGCTCCACAACCGTCTGGTG GAAACTGTCCTGGTGAGATGGGATCGGCCTGGTCACCCTTGGATTAACAAGACGTATAATTTTGAAAG AGTTTACGGTCCAGCAGAATCTCAAAGGGTGGTATTTGAAGAGGTGTGTCCGCTACTCACGTCTCTCTTGGATGG GTACAATGTTTGCATCATGGCTTACGGACAGACAGGAAGTGGGAAGAGCTACACCATGATGGGCCCGCATTCCAGAAAGGAGCCTGTCCTGCCGGTGGAATCTCAGGGTGACTTGGGAATCATTCCCAGAGCTGCCGAAGAGCTCTTCAG gctcatTTCAGAAAATCCATCAAGGAGCCCGAAGGTTGCAGTGTCCGTAGTGGAAGTTTATAATAACGACATTTTCGACCTTCTGGCCAAAGACAGTTGTGCGGTGACATCTGGGGTCAAGCGTGAGGTGCTGACAACGAAGGCGGGAAAGAAGGAGATCCCTTCGCTGACCTACGA GTCCGTCCACAGCACAGAGGAGTTCCTGACGCTCGTGGATGGCCGCCTGCGGCTCAGGGCGAAGCATGCCACCCTTGTGCACGCTGACTCGTCCAGGTCTCACCTGATAATAACGGTGACTCTGACCACCGCCCCCTCCTGGGACAGCCCCG CCAACCGGCAGTCAGATGTGTCAGTGCTCAAGGAGCCTGACTGCCCCTCGCCCCGGCAGCCGGCCACGGGGAGAAGGCACAGCGCTGCCCACCGAACCTCATCCTGGTCCCCGGGGGCCGCACCCGAGGGCCCCACTGGACACATGGAGCAGGTGCACGCCAAGCTGCAGCTGGTGGACCTGGCGGGCAGCGAGTGTGCCG GCGTGTCTGGAGTGACAGGAGCAGCCCTGAGGGAGACATCGTTTATCAACCGGAGCCTGGCGGCCCTGGCTGATGTCCTGGGGGCCCTGTCGGAGCGCAGAGGCCACGTCCCGTACCGGAACAGCAAGCTCACCCACTTACTCCAGGATGTTCTCG GAGGCGACGCGAAGTTACTGGTGATCCTGTGCGTGTCCCCATGCCGGAAGCACGCGGCAGAGACCCTGCAGAGCCTGGGGTTCGGGACCCGGGCGCGGCAGGTCCAGCGAGGCCCGGCTCGGGCAGGCCGCGTGGCCCCCAGAACGCCCAGGTGA
- the KIF25 gene encoding kinesin-like protein KIF25 isoform X3, translated as MPARGGRWAGFWEQRARQLQRQVQAKEERIVELETENAILHLKLAEYQEMTGKSSHAATRFCLLCDEQEGLQRGTRSSLAQLCRVIQKVKQDRKELRSSSLDLLRDCQGQQQDCGSEIVTAVQGAQRHHEAVLAWQSKAGCLEQSLRETTERYQLEKQKRKQLHNRLVETVLVRWDRPGHPWINKTYNFERVYGPAESQRVVFEEVCPLLTSLLDGYNVCIMAYGQTGSGKSYTMMGPHSRKEPVLPVESQGDLGIIPRAAEELFRLISENPSRSPKVAVSVVEVYNNDIFDLLAKDSCAVTSGVKREVLTTKAGKKEIPSLTYESVHSTEEFLTLVDGRLRLRAKHATLVHADSSRSHLIITVTLTTAPSWDSPANRQSDVSVLKEPDCPSPRQPATGRRHSAAHRTSSWSPGAAPEGPTGHMEQVHAKLQLVDLAGSECAGVSGVTGAALRETSFINRSLAALADVLGALSERRGHVPYRNSKLTHLLQDVLGNSVPPEGETAVPLLRGELAPPGHTSSGGLLALWVTIVPSLIFLALSLAPAHFPVLLCGPTLGLACLLGA; from the exons TACCAAGAAATGACGGGGAAAAGCAGCCACGCGGCCACCCGTTTCTGCCTCCTGTGCGACGAGCAGGAAGGGCTGCAGAGGGGCACCCGCTCCAGCCTGGCCCAGCTCTGCCGTGTCATCCAG AAAGTGAAACAAGACAGAAAGGAGCTGCGTTCCTCTTCCCTGGACCTCTTGAGAGACTGCCAGGGCCAGCAGCAGGACTGTGGCTCAGAGATCGTGACGGCCGTCCAGGGCGCACAGCGGCACCACGAGGCTGTGCTGG CGTGGCAGTCCAAGGCGGGATGCCTGGAGCAGTCCTTACGGGAGACAACCGAGCGATATCAACTGGAGAAGCAGAAGCGGAAACAGCTCCACAACCGTCTGGTG GAAACTGTCCTGGTGAGATGGGATCGGCCTGGTCACCCTTGGATTAACAAGACGTATAATTTTGAAAG AGTTTACGGTCCAGCAGAATCTCAAAGGGTGGTATTTGAAGAGGTGTGTCCGCTACTCACGTCTCTCTTGGATGG GTACAATGTTTGCATCATGGCTTACGGACAGACAGGAAGTGGGAAGAGCTACACCATGATGGGCCCGCATTCCAGAAAGGAGCCTGTCCTGCCGGTGGAATCTCAGGGTGACTTGGGAATCATTCCCAGAGCTGCCGAAGAGCTCTTCAG gctcatTTCAGAAAATCCATCAAGGAGCCCGAAGGTTGCAGTGTCCGTAGTGGAAGTTTATAATAACGACATTTTCGACCTTCTGGCCAAAGACAGTTGTGCGGTGACATCTGGGGTCAAGCGTGAGGTGCTGACAACGAAGGCGGGAAAGAAGGAGATCCCTTCGCTGACCTACGA GTCCGTCCACAGCACAGAGGAGTTCCTGACGCTCGTGGATGGCCGCCTGCGGCTCAGGGCGAAGCATGCCACCCTTGTGCACGCTGACTCGTCCAGGTCTCACCTGATAATAACGGTGACTCTGACCACCGCCCCCTCCTGGGACAGCCCCG CCAACCGGCAGTCAGATGTGTCAGTGCTCAAGGAGCCTGACTGCCCCTCGCCCCGGCAGCCGGCCACGGGGAGAAGGCACAGCGCTGCCCACCGAACCTCATCCTGGTCCCCGGGGGCCGCACCCGAGGGCCCCACTGGACACATGGAGCAGGTGCACGCCAAGCTGCAGCTGGTGGACCTGGCGGGCAGCGAGTGTGCCG GCGTGTCTGGAGTGACAGGAGCAGCCCTGAGGGAGACATCGTTTATCAACCGGAGCCTGGCGGCCCTGGCTGATGTCCTGGGGGCCCTGTCGGAGCGCAGAGGCCACGTCCCGTACCGGAACAGCAAGCTCACCCACTTACTCCAGGATGTTCTCGGTAATTCGGTGCCCCCAGAAGGAGAAACTGCTGTCCCCCTGCTCCGGGGGGAGCTCGCTCCTCCTGGCCACACCTCCTCTGGGGGCCTCCTGGCTCTCTGGGTCACCATTGTCCCTTCCTTGATATTTCTAGCGCTGTCATTAGCACCTGCACACTTCCCCGTTCTCCTGTGTGGTCCCACACTGGGGTTGGCTTGTTTACTAGGCGCATGA